The Acidimicrobiales bacterium genomic sequence GACGCTGGCGTCTACCGGCACCTCGCACGACTGGCTGGCCGCCCAGGTCGCCGCCGCCCGCTAGCCCGCCAACTGCTCCAACAGGGCGAGAGCGCCCACGGGGCCGTCGACGATGATGTCGGCCGCCTCCACCAGGCCGGGCGGCACCTCGTCGCTGCCCGCCACCACCTTGAGGGTGGCCACCCCTTGCTCGCGCAGGGCGTCGAGGGCGGCGAAGGCAGGCAGGTCGCCCACGTCGTCGCCCAGGAAGCACACGGCGGCCAACCCTTCCGACAGCTCCCGCACCACGGTGCCCTTGTCGACCTCGACCGGCGGGCGCAGCTCGTCCGACATGCGGGCGGGGTGCACCGCCAGGCCGGTGCGGGCCGCCGTGGCCTCGCACCACAGGCGGACCCATTCCCCGTGCTCGGGCACCGTGCGGTAGTGGACGGTGACCGAGAGCCCCTTGCGTTCCACGGCGACGCCGTCGGGCGCCTGTTCCTCGGCCTCGCACGCCGCTGTCTCGATGACGGCGCGCCACTCTTCGGCCCGGGGGTGGGTGGTGGTGGCGTCGCCCTCGGCGTACTCCATGCCGTAGAGGCCGGACACGAACAGCTCGGGCGCCTCCTCCAGGCGGAGGCGGCGGGCCAGGAAGGCGGCGGGACGGCCGGACACGACGGCCACCCGCTTGTAGCGGCGCGACAACCGGTGCAGCACCTCGACGGCGCCGGGCAGGGGGCGGGCGCCCGCCGGGTCCTCGACGATGGGAGCGAGCGTGCCGTCGAAGTCGGTGAGGATGCCTGCCGTGCGCGGCGAGTCGAGGAAGGGCGCCAGGGGGGTGGTCACGCCGGAACGGTACCCTTCCCCGGTGCGCCGCCTCCTGCTGCTCGTGGCGTCGGTGGCCGGCCTCGCTGGGTGCCAAGACGGCACCGTGCAGGTCGCCTTCCGGCCTGCCACCGGTGCTCGCTACGACTACCGGGTGACCGTCACCGCCGAGGTGGTGACCCGCATCGGCGACCGTCCTGAGCGCCGCTCGACCGAAGACGACGTGTTCACCGCCCGCCACAGCGTCCTGTCGACCGGCGACGACGGCAGCCGGGTGGAGGTGCGGGTGGAGGCGGCGGCCGAAGAGCCCCGCACCTTCGTCGTACGGCTGGACCGGGCCGGGCAACTGGCCGAGGTGCAGCGCATCGAGGGCGTGCCCGCCGACATCCTGGGCGGCCTGGGGCTGTCGGAGATCTTCCCGGCCGCAGCGGCGGCACCGCCGGAACGGGGGCTGGCACCGGGCGACCGGTGGGACATCCAGGGCCTGGTGACCGGCACAGGACGGCTCACCGCCCTAGGCGTCGTGGGCGGCCGCAACCTGGCCACGGTGGAGAGCGACTACGTGCTGCCGGTGGGACGAGTAGCCGACGACGGGGGCAACCGGGTGCGCCTCGACGGGTCGCAGCGCACCACGGCCACCTCCACGCACGACCTGCGCGACGGCGCCGTACAGGAGGTACGGGCGGAGACGGCGGGGACGTTCACCCTGCAGTTGCTCCCCCCCGAGGGCACCAGCGGCCCCATCGTGCCCGGCACCCTCGAAGTGCGGGTGCGTTCGGTCACCACCCGCTTGGGGTGAGCTACCTGGTCGTGGTGGTGGTGCCCGCCCGGGCGGTGGTGGTGGTGTTGGCCCGAGCCGTGGTGGAGGTGCTGCTGCTCGCCGTGCCGCCGCTCGCCGGTGCGTTGGCCAGGTCGGGGCCCACGACAACGAGGATGTTGGCGGCCTTGAGGTCGGCCACGGGCGGCGGGTTGGGCATGGCTTGGACGGCGGCGGGCTGGAGGCCCAGCGTCTGGGCCAAGGCCGCGGCCTCCCGCTCGAACCCGGCGGTGAAGTAGACGGCCGAGGCGGTGGCCGCTGTCTTGGTGTCGGTGGCGGCCAAGGCGTTGTAGCCGGCGGCCATCACCCGGTCCTTGATGCGCCCGCCCGCACCCTTGGTGCTGGTGCCGTTGGCGGTGAGCACGCGCACGTCCTTGGGCTGGCGCAGCGGGGTCGTGCTGGTGGTGGGCTGCTGGGCGGCCGCCGACGTGGTGGTCGTGGTGTCGTCGGACGACGTCGTCTCCACCTGCTCGCCCGGCACCGGTTCGTCGATGCGGTTGAGGAGGAACAGGCCGAGCAGGAAGGCGACGGCCACCA encodes the following:
- the otsB gene encoding trehalose-phosphatase; this translates as MTTPLAPFLDSPRTAGILTDFDGTLAPIVEDPAGARPLPGAVEVLHRLSRRYKRVAVVSGRPAAFLARRLRLEEAPELFVSGLYGMEYAEGDATTTHPRAEEWRAVIETAACEAEEQAPDGVAVERKGLSVTVHYRTVPEHGEWVRLWCEATAARTGLAVHPARMSDELRPPVEVDKGTVVRELSEGLAAVCFLGDDVGDLPAFAALDALREQGVATLKVVAGSDEVPPGLVEAADIIVDGPVGALALLEQLAG
- a CDS encoding LytR C-terminal domain-containing protein: MRRGRHVADEGSMTRSVGANTGRGLVLVAVAFLLGLFLLNRIDEPVPGEQVETTSSDDTTTTTSAAAQQPTTSTTPLRQPKDVRVLTANGTSTKGAGGRIKDRVMAAGYNALAATDTKTAATASAVYFTAGFEREAAALAQTLGLQPAAVQAMPNPPPVADLKAANILVVVGPDLANAPASGGTASSSTSTTARANTTTTARAGTTTTTR